In the genome of Raphanus sativus cultivar WK10039 chromosome 4, ASM80110v3, whole genome shotgun sequence, one region contains:
- the LOC108854871 gene encoding ubiquitin receptor RAD23d isoform X1 has product MKIFVKTLKGTNFEIEVNPADTISETKRRIETHQGAQYPAAQQMLIHQGKVLKDETTLEQNNVVENSFIVIMLSKAKVSSSGPSTASAPAPAPQAQPAQTVATPQVAAPTVSVPEPTSVAATVAAPTAAATSTQTDVYGQAASNLVAGNHLESTVQHILDMGGGSWDRDTVTRALRAAFNNPERAVEYLYSGIPAQAEIPPAPQAPATGGQAANPLAQTQQEAAQVPATGGPNANPLDLFPQGMPAADAGTGAGNLDFLRNSQQFQALRGMVQANPQILQPMLQELGKQNPQLVRLIQEHQGDFLRLINEPVEGEENAMEQLEAAMPQAVTVTPEEREAIERLEAMGFDRAMVLEVFFACNKNEELAANYLLDHMHEFEEQ; this is encoded by the exons ATGAAGATCTTCGTCAAGACTCTCAAGGGGACCAACTTCGAGATCGAAGTGAATCCGGCGGATACG ATCTCTGAAACTAAAAGAAGAATAGAAACTCATCAAGGTGCGCAATACCCGGCTGCTCAGCAGATGCTAATCCACCAAGGAAAAGTTCTCAAGGATGAGACTACATTGGAACAGAACAACGTTGTTGAGAACAGTTTCATTGTCATCATGTTGTCTAAg GCCAAGGTTTCTTCAAGCGGGCCATCAACTGCATCTGCACCTGCACCTGCACCTCAG GCTCAGCCTGCACAGACAGTAGCTACACCTCAGGTGGCTGCTCCAACTGTCTCAGT TCCAGAACCTACAAGTGTAGCTGCAACCGTTGCAGCACCTACTGCTGCTGCTACTTC GACGCAGACAGATGTGTATGGTCAAGCAGCGTCAAACCTTGTTGCTGGAAATCATCTAGAGTCCACTGTTCAGCATATTCTTGACATGGGTGGAGGTAGTTGGGACCGTGACACTGTTACCCGAGCCCTGAGAGCCGCATTTAACAACCCTGAAAGAGCTGTTGAATATCTCTACTCA GGAATCCCTGCTCAAGCTGAAATCCCGCCAGCCCCTCAAGCCCCAGCTACGGGTGGACAGGCTGCAAATCCTCTAGCACAGACCCAACAAGAAGCTGCTCAAGTTCCTGCAACTGGTGGTCCAAACGCAAATCCATTAGACCTGTTCCCTCAG GGCATGCCCGCTGCAGACGCTGGTACTGGAGCTGGTAATCTTGATTTCCTGCGTAACAGTCAACAG TTCCAAGCCCTACGAGGAATGGTACAAGCGAACCCTCAGATTCTACAG CCTATGCTTCAGGAGCTTGGTAAACAAAACCCGCAGCTTGTGCGTCTAATTCAAGAGCACCAGGGCGACTTCCTACGCTTGATAAATGAACCTGTCGAGGGAGAAGA GAACGCCATGGAACAGTTGGAAGCAGCCATGCCACAAGCTGTTACCGTCACACCTGAAGAGCGTGAAGCCATTGAACGG CTCGAAGCGATGGGGTTTGATCGTGCGATGGTCTTGGAAGTGTTCTTTGCGTGCAACAAGAACGAAGAACTTGCAGCTAACTATCTTCTAGATCACATGCACGAGTTTGAAGAACAATAG
- the LOC108848324 gene encoding probable dolichyl pyrophosphate Man9GlcNAc2 alpha-1,3-glucosyltransferase isoform X2 — MPPKRKPVNLSGDGTAPPIDTWWWLTHKGTTTSFLCISLFALLIRSAVSMFPYSGAGTPPKFGDFEAQRHWMEITTNLPPIDWYRNGTHNDLAYWGLDYPPLTAYQSYIHGILLRTFDPDSVSLLTSRGHESYHGKLLMRWTVFSSDALIFFPAALFFVLVYHRNRAKSEVAWHIAMILLNPCLILIDHGHFQYNCISLGLTVGAIAAVLCGSEVLTCVFFTLALSHKQMSAYFAPAFFSHLLGKCLRRKNPVLSVLKLGIAVIVTFVVVWWPYLHSVDDLLMVLSRLAPFERGIYEDYVANFWCTTSILIKWKKLFTTPSLKSMSLAATVLASLPSMVQQILSPSNEGFLYGLLNSSMAFYLFSFQVHEKSILMPFLAATLLALKIPDHFNHLTYYALFSMFPLLCRDKLLLPYLTLHFLFTLIYHSPGTHITLPKTKTSSFSFTSFPGYVFLLRTHFFISVLLHVVYLTIQPPSKYPFLFEALIMILCFSYFVMFAIYTNYTQWNFSSHFRSADKEKKQI; from the exons ATGCCGCCGAAGAGGAAGCCCGTGAATCTCTCCGGCGATGGCACCGCACCTCCGATCGACACTTGGTGGTGGCTAACACACAAAGGAACCACCACTTCTTTCCTCTGCATCTCCCTCTTCGCACTACTGATCCGATCCGCGGTCTCGATGTTCCCCTACTCCGGCGCCGGAACTCCACCGAAATTCGGAGATTTCGAAGCTCAGAGACACTGGATGGAGATAACCACAAACCTCCCACCCATCGATTGGTACAGAAACGGCACTCACAACGACCTCGCTTACTGGGGACTCGATTACCCTCCTTTGACTGCTTACCAGAGTTACATCCATGGCATCCTCCTCCGAACGTTCGATCCTGATTCTGTGTCTCTTCTCACTTCCCGTGGGCACGAATCTTATCACGg AAAGTTGTTGATGAGATGGACGGTTTTTTCCTCTGATGCTCTCATATTCTTCCCAGCTGCTCTCTTTTTCGTGTTGGTGTACCATAGGAACCGTGCCAAGAGTGAAGTGGCGTGGCATATTGCTATGATTCTGTTGAACCCTTGTTTGATTCTCATTGATCATGGTCATTTTCAG tacaATTGTATCAGCTTGGGACTTACAGTTGGTGCTATTGCTGCGGTACTCTGTGGGAGCGAGGTTCTTACTTGTGTTTTCTTCACTCTTGCTCTTAGCCATAAACAG ATGAGTGCATACTTTGCTCCTGCCTTTTTCAGCCATCTGCTTGGTAAATGCCTAAGACGGAAAAATCCAGTACTTTCTGTGCTGAAGCTTGGAATTGCAGTCATCGTGACATTCGTTGTTGTTTGGTGGCCATATTTGCATTCTGTGGACGACCTCTTAATG GTTCTCTCCCGTCTTGCTCCGTTTGAGAGGGGAATATACGAGGATTACGTAGCAAATTTCTGGTGCACCACTTCCATTCTCATAAAATGGAAAAAACTATTCACAACACCATCTCTCAAGTCTATGAGCTTAGCTGCAACTGTATTAGCTTCTCTCCCATCAATGGTTCAGCAAATCTTGTCACCAAGCAACGAAGGTTTCCTATATGGCTTGCTCAATAGTTCAATGGCTTTCTACTTATTTTCCTTCCAAG TGCATGAGAAATCAATCCTGATGCCTTTTCTAGCGGCAACACTGTTAGCTCTCAAAATCCCTGACCATTTCAATCATTTAACCTATTACGCTCTCTTCTCGATGTTCCCTCTTCTTTGCCGTGACAAACTCTTGCTACCTTACTTAACATTACATTTCCTTTTTACCCTCATCTATCATTCCCCAGGGACTCACATCACCTTACCCAAAACTAAAACTTCATCGTTCTCCTTTACCAGCTTCCCTGGTTATGTGTTCTTACTTAGAACCCATTTCTTCATCTCCGTATTACTCCATGTCGTTTACCTGACCATTCAACCTCCCTCAAAGTACCCTTTCCTATTCGAAGCACTGATCATGATTCTATGTTTCTCATACTTTGTTATGTTTGCCATTTACACAAACTATACGCAGTGGAATTTCTCGAGTCATTTCAGGTCTGCGGATAAAGAAAAGAAGCAAATCTGA
- the LOC108848324 gene encoding probable dolichyl pyrophosphate Man9GlcNAc2 alpha-1,3-glucosyltransferase isoform X1, whose product MPPKRKPVNLSGDGTAPPIDTWWWLTHKGTTTSFLCISLFALLIRSAVSMFPYSGAGTPPKFGDFEAQRHWMEITTNLPPIDWYRNGTHNDLAYWGLDYPPLTAYQSYIHGILLRTFDPDSVSLLTSRGHESYHGLKLLCRKLLMRWTVFSSDALIFFPAALFFVLVYHRNRAKSEVAWHIAMILLNPCLILIDHGHFQYNCISLGLTVGAIAAVLCGSEVLTCVFFTLALSHKQMSAYFAPAFFSHLLGKCLRRKNPVLSVLKLGIAVIVTFVVVWWPYLHSVDDLLMVLSRLAPFERGIYEDYVANFWCTTSILIKWKKLFTTPSLKSMSLAATVLASLPSMVQQILSPSNEGFLYGLLNSSMAFYLFSFQVHEKSILMPFLAATLLALKIPDHFNHLTYYALFSMFPLLCRDKLLLPYLTLHFLFTLIYHSPGTHITLPKTKTSSFSFTSFPGYVFLLRTHFFISVLLHVVYLTIQPPSKYPFLFEALIMILCFSYFVMFAIYTNYTQWNFSSHFRSADKEKKQI is encoded by the exons ATGCCGCCGAAGAGGAAGCCCGTGAATCTCTCCGGCGATGGCACCGCACCTCCGATCGACACTTGGTGGTGGCTAACACACAAAGGAACCACCACTTCTTTCCTCTGCATCTCCCTCTTCGCACTACTGATCCGATCCGCGGTCTCGATGTTCCCCTACTCCGGCGCCGGAACTCCACCGAAATTCGGAGATTTCGAAGCTCAGAGACACTGGATGGAGATAACCACAAACCTCCCACCCATCGATTGGTACAGAAACGGCACTCACAACGACCTCGCTTACTGGGGACTCGATTACCCTCCTTTGACTGCTTACCAGAGTTACATCCATGGCATCCTCCTCCGAACGTTCGATCCTGATTCTGTGTCTCTTCTCACTTCCCGTGGGCACGAATCTTATCACGg TTTGAAACTTTTGTGTAGAAAGTTGTTGATGAGATGGACGGTTTTTTCCTCTGATGCTCTCATATTCTTCCCAGCTGCTCTCTTTTTCGTGTTGGTGTACCATAGGAACCGTGCCAAGAGTGAAGTGGCGTGGCATATTGCTATGATTCTGTTGAACCCTTGTTTGATTCTCATTGATCATGGTCATTTTCAG tacaATTGTATCAGCTTGGGACTTACAGTTGGTGCTATTGCTGCGGTACTCTGTGGGAGCGAGGTTCTTACTTGTGTTTTCTTCACTCTTGCTCTTAGCCATAAACAG ATGAGTGCATACTTTGCTCCTGCCTTTTTCAGCCATCTGCTTGGTAAATGCCTAAGACGGAAAAATCCAGTACTTTCTGTGCTGAAGCTTGGAATTGCAGTCATCGTGACATTCGTTGTTGTTTGGTGGCCATATTTGCATTCTGTGGACGACCTCTTAATG GTTCTCTCCCGTCTTGCTCCGTTTGAGAGGGGAATATACGAGGATTACGTAGCAAATTTCTGGTGCACCACTTCCATTCTCATAAAATGGAAAAAACTATTCACAACACCATCTCTCAAGTCTATGAGCTTAGCTGCAACTGTATTAGCTTCTCTCCCATCAATGGTTCAGCAAATCTTGTCACCAAGCAACGAAGGTTTCCTATATGGCTTGCTCAATAGTTCAATGGCTTTCTACTTATTTTCCTTCCAAG TGCATGAGAAATCAATCCTGATGCCTTTTCTAGCGGCAACACTGTTAGCTCTCAAAATCCCTGACCATTTCAATCATTTAACCTATTACGCTCTCTTCTCGATGTTCCCTCTTCTTTGCCGTGACAAACTCTTGCTACCTTACTTAACATTACATTTCCTTTTTACCCTCATCTATCATTCCCCAGGGACTCACATCACCTTACCCAAAACTAAAACTTCATCGTTCTCCTTTACCAGCTTCCCTGGTTATGTGTTCTTACTTAGAACCCATTTCTTCATCTCCGTATTACTCCATGTCGTTTACCTGACCATTCAACCTCCCTCAAAGTACCCTTTCCTATTCGAAGCACTGATCATGATTCTATGTTTCTCATACTTTGTTATGTTTGCCATTTACACAAACTATACGCAGTGGAATTTCTCGAGTCATTTCAGGTCTGCGGATAAAGAAAAGAAGCAAATCTGA
- the LOC108848324 gene encoding probable dolichyl pyrophosphate Man9GlcNAc2 alpha-1,3-glucosyltransferase isoform X3: MPPKRKPVNLSGDGTAPPIDTWWWLTHKGTTTSFLCISLFALLIRSAVSMFPYSGAGTPPKFGDFEAQRHWMEITTNLPPIDWYRNGTHNDLAYWGLDYPPLTAYQSYIHGILLRTFDPDSVSLLTSRGHESYHGNRAKSEVAWHIAMILLNPCLILIDHGHFQYNCISLGLTVGAIAAVLCGSEVLTCVFFTLALSHKQMSAYFAPAFFSHLLGKCLRRKNPVLSVLKLGIAVIVTFVVVWWPYLHSVDDLLMVLSRLAPFERGIYEDYVANFWCTTSILIKWKKLFTTPSLKSMSLAATVLASLPSMVQQILSPSNEGFLYGLLNSSMAFYLFSFQVHEKSILMPFLAATLLALKIPDHFNHLTYYALFSMFPLLCRDKLLLPYLTLHFLFTLIYHSPGTHITLPKTKTSSFSFTSFPGYVFLLRTHFFISVLLHVVYLTIQPPSKYPFLFEALIMILCFSYFVMFAIYTNYTQWNFSSHFRSADKEKKQI; encoded by the exons ATGCCGCCGAAGAGGAAGCCCGTGAATCTCTCCGGCGATGGCACCGCACCTCCGATCGACACTTGGTGGTGGCTAACACACAAAGGAACCACCACTTCTTTCCTCTGCATCTCCCTCTTCGCACTACTGATCCGATCCGCGGTCTCGATGTTCCCCTACTCCGGCGCCGGAACTCCACCGAAATTCGGAGATTTCGAAGCTCAGAGACACTGGATGGAGATAACCACAAACCTCCCACCCATCGATTGGTACAGAAACGGCACTCACAACGACCTCGCTTACTGGGGACTCGATTACCCTCCTTTGACTGCTTACCAGAGTTACATCCATGGCATCCTCCTCCGAACGTTCGATCCTGATTCTGTGTCTCTTCTCACTTCCCGTGGGCACGAATCTTATCACGg GAACCGTGCCAAGAGTGAAGTGGCGTGGCATATTGCTATGATTCTGTTGAACCCTTGTTTGATTCTCATTGATCATGGTCATTTTCAG tacaATTGTATCAGCTTGGGACTTACAGTTGGTGCTATTGCTGCGGTACTCTGTGGGAGCGAGGTTCTTACTTGTGTTTTCTTCACTCTTGCTCTTAGCCATAAACAG ATGAGTGCATACTTTGCTCCTGCCTTTTTCAGCCATCTGCTTGGTAAATGCCTAAGACGGAAAAATCCAGTACTTTCTGTGCTGAAGCTTGGAATTGCAGTCATCGTGACATTCGTTGTTGTTTGGTGGCCATATTTGCATTCTGTGGACGACCTCTTAATG GTTCTCTCCCGTCTTGCTCCGTTTGAGAGGGGAATATACGAGGATTACGTAGCAAATTTCTGGTGCACCACTTCCATTCTCATAAAATGGAAAAAACTATTCACAACACCATCTCTCAAGTCTATGAGCTTAGCTGCAACTGTATTAGCTTCTCTCCCATCAATGGTTCAGCAAATCTTGTCACCAAGCAACGAAGGTTTCCTATATGGCTTGCTCAATAGTTCAATGGCTTTCTACTTATTTTCCTTCCAAG TGCATGAGAAATCAATCCTGATGCCTTTTCTAGCGGCAACACTGTTAGCTCTCAAAATCCCTGACCATTTCAATCATTTAACCTATTACGCTCTCTTCTCGATGTTCCCTCTTCTTTGCCGTGACAAACTCTTGCTACCTTACTTAACATTACATTTCCTTTTTACCCTCATCTATCATTCCCCAGGGACTCACATCACCTTACCCAAAACTAAAACTTCATCGTTCTCCTTTACCAGCTTCCCTGGTTATGTGTTCTTACTTAGAACCCATTTCTTCATCTCCGTATTACTCCATGTCGTTTACCTGACCATTCAACCTCCCTCAAAGTACCCTTTCCTATTCGAAGCACTGATCATGATTCTATGTTTCTCATACTTTGTTATGTTTGCCATTTACACAAACTATACGCAGTGGAATTTCTCGAGTCATTTCAGGTCTGCGGATAAAGAAAAGAAGCAAATCTGA
- the LOC108854871 gene encoding ubiquitin receptor RAD23d isoform X2, translating to MKIFVKTLKGTNFEIEVNPADTISETKRRIETHQGAQYPAAQQMLIHQGKVLKDETTLEQNNVVENSFIVIMLSKAKVSSSGPSTASAPAPAPQPAQTVATPQVAAPTVSVPEPTSVAATVAAPTAAATSTQTDVYGQAASNLVAGNHLESTVQHILDMGGGSWDRDTVTRALRAAFNNPERAVEYLYSGIPAQAEIPPAPQAPATGGQAANPLAQTQQEAAQVPATGGPNANPLDLFPQGMPAADAGTGAGNLDFLRNSQQFQALRGMVQANPQILQPMLQELGKQNPQLVRLIQEHQGDFLRLINEPVEGEENAMEQLEAAMPQAVTVTPEEREAIERLEAMGFDRAMVLEVFFACNKNEELAANYLLDHMHEFEEQ from the exons ATGAAGATCTTCGTCAAGACTCTCAAGGGGACCAACTTCGAGATCGAAGTGAATCCGGCGGATACG ATCTCTGAAACTAAAAGAAGAATAGAAACTCATCAAGGTGCGCAATACCCGGCTGCTCAGCAGATGCTAATCCACCAAGGAAAAGTTCTCAAGGATGAGACTACATTGGAACAGAACAACGTTGTTGAGAACAGTTTCATTGTCATCATGTTGTCTAAg GCCAAGGTTTCTTCAAGCGGGCCATCAACTGCATCTGCACCTGCACCTGCACCTCAG CCTGCACAGACAGTAGCTACACCTCAGGTGGCTGCTCCAACTGTCTCAGT TCCAGAACCTACAAGTGTAGCTGCAACCGTTGCAGCACCTACTGCTGCTGCTACTTC GACGCAGACAGATGTGTATGGTCAAGCAGCGTCAAACCTTGTTGCTGGAAATCATCTAGAGTCCACTGTTCAGCATATTCTTGACATGGGTGGAGGTAGTTGGGACCGTGACACTGTTACCCGAGCCCTGAGAGCCGCATTTAACAACCCTGAAAGAGCTGTTGAATATCTCTACTCA GGAATCCCTGCTCAAGCTGAAATCCCGCCAGCCCCTCAAGCCCCAGCTACGGGTGGACAGGCTGCAAATCCTCTAGCACAGACCCAACAAGAAGCTGCTCAAGTTCCTGCAACTGGTGGTCCAAACGCAAATCCATTAGACCTGTTCCCTCAG GGCATGCCCGCTGCAGACGCTGGTACTGGAGCTGGTAATCTTGATTTCCTGCGTAACAGTCAACAG TTCCAAGCCCTACGAGGAATGGTACAAGCGAACCCTCAGATTCTACAG CCTATGCTTCAGGAGCTTGGTAAACAAAACCCGCAGCTTGTGCGTCTAATTCAAGAGCACCAGGGCGACTTCCTACGCTTGATAAATGAACCTGTCGAGGGAGAAGA GAACGCCATGGAACAGTTGGAAGCAGCCATGCCACAAGCTGTTACCGTCACACCTGAAGAGCGTGAAGCCATTGAACGG CTCGAAGCGATGGGGTTTGATCGTGCGATGGTCTTGGAAGTGTTCTTTGCGTGCAACAAGAACGAAGAACTTGCAGCTAACTATCTTCTAGATCACATGCACGAGTTTGAAGAACAATAG